In Candidatus Paceibacterota bacterium, the sequence GGGGCCACCAAACGGCTGGCCGAAATGTGCGTGCAATCGCTCCATGCCCATTGCCCCGACACGACCCGTTTTATGGCGGTGCGGTTTGGCAACGTGCTGGGGTCGTCGGGCAGCGTCGTCCCGACATTTAACAAGCAGATTGCGGCCGGCGGCCCGGTCACGGTTACCCATCCCGAGGTGATGCGGTATTTCATGACCATCCCGGAAGCGGTGGGCCTGGTGTTGCAGAGCGCCGCGCTGGGGGCGGGCGGAGAGATATTCACGCTGGACATGGGTGAGCCGGTGAAGATCGTTGATCTGGCGCGACAACTGATACGGCTTTCGGGTTTCACGCCGGACAAGGATATCCGGATTGAGTTCACGGGCCTGCGGCCCGGCGAAAAGTTGTTCGAGGAACTCAGCTACCAGGGCGAACATATTGTTCCCACCAGCAACCCGAAGATTATGCGGCTGCTATGCGAACCACCTCCGTTCCAGGAAGTTAAGGATTCAGTCCTCGCTTTGGTCGAGCAGATCGATGTGACAACGGTGGACGAGTTCAAGGGTCTGCTGCAGCAAATTGTGCCCGAGTACCAGCCCCAACTGGGGAAAGCCACTTACCCCAAACACGCTAATGCCGACGCCTTCGCGGGTGCTCGCGGGCGCCATTGCCGCCCCATCGGCGAACCGATCTTCCAACTGGAACAGCGAGAGGCCGCATAGCGCGTTGTGTCGCAAATTCACGAACGTACAGCCTGCCCGTAGCGCAGAATCCAACTTGGCCAGTATCGGCTGGAATCGTCTCACCGGGCCGGCAGGCCCCAGACCTGCCCGGCAAGCCAGGTGCTTCCGACCACACCCGCCGACTATAGCGCAATCCCCAAGCCTGAGGCACCCCACGCCCAAGCCGGATACGGCGATGGGACGGCGCCAATCCGGTGGGACTACGGTGTGGTTCCCATGGGGAGCGATCCCCATGGGATACACACCGGGGCATCACGGGTGTCACAGTGTTGGCACACCGGGGCGGCTATTCGGTCCAGGAACAGGGGACTGTCGCATTGGAATGCGGAATTCAGCCCTTGGAGCACAAAAATCCAGAAATTAAGCACCGTTCGTCCCCCATGCGAGTTCTTGCCGTCACCAATATGTACCCCACCGAGGAATTCCCGGGCAGGGGCGTCTTTGTCCAGGAGCAAATCAAAAGCCTGATTGCGGCAGGTCTCAGCGTGCGTGTGTTGTTCGTTGATCGGCTCCGTGAAGGGCCGTCAGCGTATTACCGGATGGGGATCCGGCTTTCCGGGGCTATTGAGGAGTTCGAGCCGGACTTGATTCACGTCATGTACGGCGGGGTTATGGCGAAACAAGTTGTGCAGCGCCGCTATGCGCCCCCGACGTTGGTCACTTTCCACGGATCCGACTTGCTGGGGGAGAACCTTTCAGGGCGGGTGCGCAAGCTTATCTCGCGATACGGAGTCTGGTGTTCGAAGCGGGCGGCGAAGGCGGCTGACGGCGTCGTCGTGGTCGCGCGGCACCTGTTGCGAGCTCTGCCGCGCTCGGTGCCGGCGGTCAAGGTTCACATCCTCCCGTGCGGCATAGACCTGGGCCGGTTCAAGCCGATGGATTCGTATTCCTGCCGGCGCCAGTTGGGGTGGCGCAGAGACGCGTTCCACGTGGTTTTCGCCTCCAGCAACGGGGACCCGGTGAAGAGACCTGCGCTGGCTCAAGCCGCGTTCAGGCAAACGCTCCGCCAGGGTATCCCCGCAGAACTGCATTACCTGACCGGCGTGCCGAACTCGGCTGTGCCGACATGGCTCAACGCCGGTGATGCATTGCTCTTGACCTCACTCCACGAAGGCTCGCCAACGGTGGTCAAAGAGGCGTTGGGGTGCGGGCTGCCGGTAGTCTCGGTTGACGTCGGGGATGTGGCGGAGCGGATCGAGGAGATCAAAGGCTGTCACTTGGCCCGGCCCGACCCGGCGGACCTGGCCCACAAGCTCTCCCTGGTTTACCACAAGCGACAGCGTTTGGATTGCCGAAGCCGGCTGGAGGATATCTCTGTCTCGAATGTGGCGCGACAGCTGACAGGCGTTTACGAACTGCTTGCCGACAAGGTGCGGTCGCCGGCACTGGCTTTTCCGAACCCCAAACCACGGCCCGGTTTACGGGTGGCAATGCCCGCGCCGCGCCAATCCGCCCGCGCCAGCGTAGCGCATTCGTCTTGACGATGCGTTGCGGCGCTCCTGTCCGCAGGCAGGACGGTAAATCCCCAACCAAAGAAGAAGGCCACCCGTGACCCCGCGAAAGTCTATTTCCGCAGCACCCAGCATCAGGACGCCATACCAGGAGCTTGCCGCGGCGTTGGCCTGGCGACCGCGGGTCTGGCTTGTGACCGGCTCCGCCGGCTTTATTGGCTCGAACCTGCTGGAAGCATTGCTTCGTCTCGATCAGCGCGTTGTCGGCCTGGACAACTTCTCCACCGGCTCGGAGCAGAATCTCAAGGAGGTCCGCGCCGCCATCGGTTCGGCACGTTGGAAGAACTACACCCACATCCGGGGCGACACCCGTGACCCGGAAGCGTGCCGGCAGGGCGTCTCGGGCGTGGACTTTGTGCTACACCAGGCGGCGCTGGGGTCCGTCCCGCGCTCGCTCGCCCACCCCATTGACTCCCATTCCGCCAACGTTACTGGCTTCATCAACATGCTTGTGGCCGCGAAGAATGCGGGTGTTCAGCGCTTCGTTTACGCCTCCAGCAGTTCCGTGTATGGCGATCATCCCGACTTGCCGAAAGTGGAACACAAGATCGGCTGCTGCCTTTCTCCCTACGCCGCCACCAAGTTAATGAATGAGATTTACGCGGCCGTCTTTTCCCGGTGTTACGGCTTGGAAACCATCGGGCTGCGCTACTTCAACGTCTTCGGCCCGCGCCAGGACCCAGCCGGTCCTTACGCGGCGGTCATTCCGAAGTGGATTGCCGCCATGCTCAGGAACGAGCCCGTCTGGATTAACGGGGACGGACAAACAAGCCGTGACTTTTGTTACGTGGCCAACGTGATTCAAGCCAACCTGCTTGCCGCCACTTCGCAAACGCCCGGTGCGCTGAACCAGGTCTACAACATCGCCGTCCATGCGCGCATAACGCTCAATGAGTTGTTCCAGTTGCTCACGGCCAATCTGGCCCCGCACTATCCCGATTTGAAAGGGCTTCGCCCGCACTACCGGGAGTTCCGAGCCGGGGATGTCAAGCACTCTGAAGCCGACATTTCCAAGGCCCGAAGTCTGCTCGGCTACGAGCCCTCCCATACCGTTGAGAAGGGTTTGACAGAGGCCATCGAGTGGTATTGCCGCAAGCTGAAAGCGCCCGCGAAGCGCCGGATTACGGAACCGGCGATGCCGTTCGCATTGAAGAAGGCTGCCTGACGAACGGGCCGCTCGGAGACTGGGAGCAACGCCAAGAGGACAAGCCGAGAGTTCGAGGGGTCACGCCGGATGGGCAATGGCCTGGCCGGCGACGGCAACCATGCGGCAGGCTTCGGCGGGGGTGGTGCAGTAAGGAGGCATAAGGACGATCACATTGCCGATGGGACGAGACAGCACACCGTGCCGAGCCATGGCTTCACAAACGCGGATGCCGGCACGGTCCCGGAGGTCGAACGGTTCGCGCGTGCGCCAGTCTCGGACTAGCTCGATGCCGACAATCAACCCAACCTGGCGGATGTCACCAACGTGCGGGTAACGCCACAGGGTCTTGAGTTCGTCCCGGAGAGTCTTTGCAAGCCGCCAGCGGGCAAGGAGCGAGATGGTGGTGTGCAGGATTTCCAGGCTGGCCAGGGCTGCCGCTGCGCCGAGTTGGTTGGCGGTGAAACTGTGCCCGTGGAAGAAGGTCTTGAAATCCTCGTATTCGCCGAGGAATGCGTCGAATACCTCCTGGGTGGTGAGGGTCGCCGCCATCGGCAGGTAACCACTGGTCAGGCCCTTTGCGACGGCCATGAAGTCGGGCCGGACCCCTTCCTGTTGGCAGGCGAAGAGAGGAAGGGTAAGCGGCTTGGTGCGAACTGATTTCCCGGGACGTCCGAACTCGCGCGAATGCTCCCCCCCCACCCGGGGAGAAGTCCGGCCGAAACCGGTCATGACCTCGTCGGCAATGAGCAGCGCACCGTGGCCGCGGGCGATCTCGGCGGCGCGGCGCAGCCAGCCAGCCGGTTGAGGGATCATCCCCGCGGCGCCCTGGATGAGCGGTTCGAAAACGAAGCCGGCGTAGGGGTTGCCACACCGCTTCTGGGCGGTGAACCTGCGCTCCAATACGTCCAGGCATTCCCAGCTGCACTTGCGGTAATCGCGGGCGTCGGCGCGGTCCGGCCGGGCGCGGTTGAACGGACACCGGTAGCAGTAGGGCGCCATGACCTTGTCGGTCTTAAAGAGCAGCCCGGCGTAGGCTTTGTGGAACAAGTCAACGTGGCCCAGGGACACCGCGCCAATAGTGTCACCGTGGTAAGCTCCGTTAAGGGCAAGAAACCTGGGTTTCCGGCTGCGCCCGGTGCGGCGAGCGTATTCGTAGGCGAGCTTGAGCGCTGCTTCCATGGCGGTTGAGCCGTCATCGGAATAGAAGACCTTGCGCAGCGGAGACGGGGCCGCAGCAACCAGTTCTTCACCCAGCAGGGAGGCTGGCTCATTGGCGAAGCCCAGGGCGGAGCTATGGGCGATCTTGTTCAACTGACGGCGGATAGCGGCGTTGATCTGGGGATGGTTGTGGCCGTGCAGGTTGGTCCAAATGGAGGAGTTGGCATCGAGGTATTCGCGCCCATATGCGTCGCGCAATCGGGCGCCCTGACCTCCCACGATGAGAACAGGCTCGTGCTTAAGCCAGTCGCGCATCTGGGTGAATGGATGCCAGAGGTAGCGGTGATCCAGTTTGGCAAGGGGGTGCATGGGTTAAAGCCCGAAGGCCGAAGTGCGAAGGCCGAAGTTGAGTGATTTGAATGCGGTGAGCAACTGGGTGAGGTCGGCGCTCGTGTGGGCGGCTGTGACAGTCAACCGCAGGCGGGCCTTGCCGCGAGCAACGGTCGGGTAGCGGATGGCGGGGATGAAAATGCCCTGGTCACGGAGCGCGGCGGCGGCAGCAGTGGCTTTGGCCTCATCACCCATTATGATGGGAATGATGGCATGTCGCAGCGCTAAAGGTTGAGAGCCGGGGTTTGAGAGTTGGGCGGGCGCGGGCGAGGAAAGGTCCGAGACACGCTGCCAGAGGAGGTTGCGGCGCTCTTCCCCTGCGTTGGATTCGACAAAGCGGATGCCGGCGGTGGCCGCAGCGGCCGCGGCGGGCACTGGCGCGGTGGAGAAGATGAAGGTGCGGGCGCGGTTGACCAGATAGTCCACCAGGGTGCGCGGGCCGCAGATGTAGCCGCCGGAGGCGCCCAGCGCTTTGCCGAGCGTGCCCATCTGGACCTCGATGCGGTCACCGATGCCGAGTTCCTCCGCCAGGCCGCGGCGGCGCGGGCCGTAAAGGCCGGAGGCGTGGGCTTCGTCTACCATTAGCCAGGCACCGTAATGCTCTTTAAGAGCGACGATCTCGCTGAGCGGCGCGTGGTCGCCGTCCATGGAGAATACACTCTCCGTCACCACCAGAATGCGAGCTCGTCCGCCTTGAGCCTTTTCGTCAGCCCACTTGAGCTTGGCTTCAAGGTCATCAAGGTCATTGTGGTTAAACACCCGCAGCGTTGCGCCGCTGAGGCGGGCAGCATCCACGATACAGGCGTGGACCAGCTTGTCCAAAACGATGAAGTCATCCTTGCCGAGCAGCGCACAAATGGCGCCCATGGCGGCGGCATAACCCGTAGAGAAACCGAGCGCGGCCTCGGTGCCCTTGAACGCGGCCAGGGCTTCATCCAATTCGTGATGAGGCGCCAGCGAGCCACAAATCAGGCGCGAAGCGCCCGCGCCCGCACCGTAGCGCCTGGTGGTCTCGATAGCGGCCTCTTTCAAAGCCGGTTCGTTGGCAAGGCCGAGGTAGTCATTCGAAGAGAAATTGAGCAGGGTTTTGCCCTGAACCTCGATCCTCGGAGACTGCGGTGATTCTACGCGCCGCAGCTCGCGGAACAACCCTTGCTCGCGAAGGGCCGCGAGCCGCTGGGTCAGGTCATGTTCAAAGTTGTTCATTCTGCGAAGCCGCTACAGGACCGCAGCTCTTGAGCCGTCCCGAAAGAGAGCAGCATTCCAGGGCAGCGCACTATTCTCGCGGTGCAATGGCCCATTCGCCGTCAATCATGCTGGCGGCTACGTCGCCGGCATGGTGCAGCACCTCAGTGCAGATGTCCGCAACTTTCCCGGCGAATGGGATGGCGATGAGGTCGGCAAGGGAACCGGCGGCCAGTTCGCCGATCTGTCCGCTCATGCCCAGGGCCCGGGCGCCGTCCATGGTAGCCATATGCAAGACCCTCCGCGGCGGCAGCCAGGGTTCCCGTTTCGCCAGCGCGCGCATTTCCTCGAAGAGGCTCAACTTGACGCGTTGACGCCGGGCCTTATAGACGCTTGCCAGGCTGTCCGTGCCGAGGCAGACATTCACGCCGGCCCGCAGCAATCGGCGCAGCGGAAAGGGACCGTGATCGAAGTAGAAGTGACAACGCGGACAATGGACGACGTGCACCTGGCGCCTGGCCAGCAACGTCGCATCGCTCCTCCCGAGGTAGTTTGCGTGCACCGCCAGCAGGTTGCCGCTCAGTGCGCCGCAGCTTTCCAGGTGTTGGACCGGCGAGCCCCGGCCGCAGTCAGACATGTCCCGCCCGCTGCGCTGTAACCAGTCGAACATCTGGCCGCAGCCGCGAGCGAACATCTCGTATTCTAAGGCGGATTCAGCCACATGCGTGGTGAGGGGCCAGCGATGCTGCCGCGCTGTCCGGGCGCTCAGGCGCATCAACTCCGGCATCGTCGAGTAAGGCGCGTGCGGCGACAAGCCCCCGCGACACCGCGAGTGCTTAAGTGAAGCGACTCGCGTGACGGCCTCCCGGACAATTTCCTGCGGGCGGCGGTGGCCTTTGATGCCAATCATCTCCAGGAATGAGAATACCCGCAACGGCGTCGCTTTCCAGACGGCGGGCAGCAGTTGCGGCACGGCCTCGATGTCGGCCACGGTTGTCGTGCCGGTGCGCAGGAGCATCCGCGCACCCTTCCGCCAGGACTTGGCATAATCGGCGCGACTCCATCCGGCTTTGGCTTCGGTGATTAGCTTAAGCCAATCGCTGAATACCTTGGGTGGCGGGAACTGGCCCGCCATATCGGTGTAATCCAGGTGGCAGTGGGCGTTAACCAGGCCCGGCATGAGCGCGGTGTCACCCAGATCCAGCGTAGCCGCCAGCCTTTGCGCGGACAACTCACGCCAGCGTCCGACGGCGGCGATGCGCCGACCCAAAATCAGGACCGCACCGTCTGGGATGGGGGGGCGGGATACCGGCAATACAACCCGGGCGCGCAGCAGGAGCTGGGAGTTGGAGGAACCGCGAGTTACTGGCTGAAAGCCGTGCGGCTGGGGGGCGGGCGGTGCGAACATCCAACTATCAACCGGTAATCCTGGAGCTTTACGAACCAGGGCCTACAAATCCTTCTCCTGCCGGTTGCGCTTGCTGCGTGCCGCCACCTTGTGCTTGCGGGCTTTGTATTTGCTGCGCCGCTTGCGGATCTGCTGCTCGACCTTCTTGGTAACCAGGTCAATGGCCGCATAAAGATCACTCTCGACGTCTTCAGCGAACAGGTCCGGCCCGGGTACCTCCAGGCGCACAGAACAGGAAAACTGGCGTTCGGGCGCCTTGGTCTTGTCGTGCTCCAGCGTCACGCGCGCGTTGATGGCAAAGCGGTCCAGATGTTCCAGCTTGTTGATTCGGCTGATAATGTGCTCTTCGATAGCCTTCGTCAGAGTCACGTTATGGGTCGAGAGGATCAAGTTCATGCCGGTATGATGCAGCGGGCGGGAGACAAATGCCAGCGAAACTGTTTGGGCCGCTGCCAGGCGGCCTGGACATCCGGCGAATGCGGCATTCCGGGCTGGCGCGAAGGCTTGAATTGGTCCTCCCACTTCGGTAGACCTGCGGCGTGCCAACCAAAGTAATCGCTGTCGCCAACCAGAAGGGTGGCGTCGGCAAGACGACTACGGCGGTCAACCTGGCCGCCTGTGTCGCCGCCGCAGGCCGGCGCGTCCTGCTGTTCGACCTCGACCCGCAAGCCAACGCGACCAGCGGCGTGGGGCTGGAAAAGAAAGCAGGTGACAGCGCCTACCTTGCGTTGCTGGGCCAGGGCGGCTTGCAGGAGAAGATTCAAGATTCGGCGTACGAACGGCTGGCGGTAATCCCGAGCGAGGTTGACCTGTGCGGCGCGGATATTGAACTGGCGCGGTCGGACAACCACTTGCAGCGCCTCATACAGGCGTTGCGGCCCATCCTTGAATCGCAGCGGTTCGACCTGGTCCTTGTGGATTGCCCCCCCTCATTGGGCATTCTCACCCTCAACGCCTTCGCGGCTGCGGACGGGGTGCTCGTGCCGCTGCAGTGTGAGTACTACGCCCTCGAAGGCCTTTCGATGCTCAACCGGATCATGATGCAGTTGCATGACAATGGGGTGAATCCCCGGCTGGAGCTGACGGGTGTGGTGATGACCATGTATGACAGCCGCACCAAGCTCTCGCAACAGGTGGTCAGCGAGGTGCGCGAACATTTTGGCGAACGGGTGTTCGAGACGCTGATCCCGCGCACCACTCGCCTGGCGGAAGCGCCCAGCTTTGGCAAACCGATCATCCACTACGATAAGTACAGCAGCGGCGCCGCGGCCTACGAACTGCTGGCGCAGGAGTTCCTGGCCCGCCTGGAGAAGGGCGCCGGCCTCAATACACATCCCGCAGGTACCGCTTCTCCGTCTTCATCAACGTGATGTTCACGTAGTCCGCTGCCGCTTCGGGGCCGAGCCCCCCCTCCTGCTGCGCGATGGCAATCAGCGTTTGGTGGACATCTTTGGCCATGTGACGCGCGTCTCCGCACACGTAGAAGTGAGCGCCCTGCTGCAGCCACTTCCAAAGCTCCTTCGCCTGCTCCAGCATCCGATGCTGGACGTAGATCTTGTATGACTGGTCGCGAGAGAAAGCCAGGTCCAGTCGGTGCAGCTTGCCGTTGCGGTGATACTCCTGGAATTCCTCCCCATACAGGAAATCCGTTGCGCGATGTTGTTCTCCGAAGAACAGCCAGTTCCGTCCCGTCGCGCCGTCCAGAACGCGCTGTTTGAGAAAGGCTCGGAACGGCGCCACGCCCACGCCCGGGCCGCACATGATGATGTCGGTGGCCGCGTCCTTCGGCAGCCGGAACGTGCGCGACTCCTGCACGTACACGGGGATGTTCTTCACGAACAGGTCCGAGTGGTCGGCGAAGAAGCCCGAGGCCAATCCCTTCTTGGCGCGGCCGTGACTTTCGTAGCGCACGACGGTGATGCACAAATGCGCCTCACCGGGCTCAGCCTGGAGCGAGGAGGCGATCGAATACAGCCGCGGCACGATCGGCGAGAGTTGCGCCAGGAATGCCGCAGGCGACTCGAACCGCGCTTCGTCAAACTCCCGCAGGATGTCCACGTAGTCGCGCGTATCAATGTACTGGCTGAGGGCGTCGCTGTTGTCCACGATCTCCATGAGCCGGTTGCGCTGTTCGCCCTGCGGCATGCGCTCGACCAGGCTCGCCATGATCTTCCGGTTCGCCCGGTTGATGGTGTAGTCCCGGCGCAGCGTTTCCCGGAACGTAGTTAGCTGCCCCGTTGGGTTGTTCACCTCGGTCTCCGGGTCGAAACTCAGCAATTCGATCAGCTCTTCCGCCAGCTCGGGGGAATTGCGCCCGAAGGCGCCGAGCGAATCGCCGGGCGTGTAGGTTAAGCCGCTCCCAGCGAGGTTCAGCACAAAATGGCGCGTGTCCTTCAATGAGCCGTGCCCAGTCAGTCGATCGTGCCGGGTCAGCTCTGCCAGGAAAGGATTCTTCCGCGAATACGGGCTTGCCGCCTTTGGGGCCTCCAAAACCCTCGTCGTTGTTTGCATCAGTCAATTCAGTTCTAGTTGTGACCAGTTTTCCCCGCCTTGCGCCGTAGTAGCTGCTCCGTTTGCCCGGATGGCCACCAGTATTACTCGCCT encodes:
- a CDS encoding glycosyltransferase gives rise to the protein MRVLAVTNMYPTEEFPGRGVFVQEQIKSLIAAGLSVRVLFVDRLREGPSAYYRMGIRLSGAIEEFEPDLIHVMYGGVMAKQVVQRRYAPPTLVTFHGSDLLGENLSGRVRKLISRYGVWCSKRAAKAADGVVVVARHLLRALPRSVPAVKVHILPCGIDLGRFKPMDSYSCRRQLGWRRDAFHVVFASSNGDPVKRPALAQAAFRQTLRQGIPAELHYLTGVPNSAVPTWLNAGDALLLTSLHEGSPTVVKEALGCGLPVVSVDVGDVAERIEEIKGCHLARPDPADLAHKLSLVYHKRQRLDCRSRLEDISVSNVARQLTGVYELLADKVRSPALAFPNPKPRPGLRVAMPAPRQSARASVAHSS
- a CDS encoding amidohydrolase family protein, yielding MGRRIAAVGRWRELSAQRLAATLDLGDTALMPGLVNAHCHLDYTDMAGQFPPPKVFSDWLKLITEAKAGWSRADYAKSWRKGARMLLRTGTTTVADIEAVPQLLPAVWKATPLRVFSFLEMIGIKGHRRPQEIVREAVTRVASLKHSRCRGGLSPHAPYSTMPELMRLSARTARQHRWPLTTHVAESALEYEMFARGCGQMFDWLQRSGRDMSDCGRGSPVQHLESCGALSGNLLAVHANYLGRSDATLLARRQVHVVHCPRCHFYFDHGPFPLRRLLRAGVNVCLGTDSLASVYKARRQRVKLSLFEEMRALAKREPWLPPRRVLHMATMDGARALGMSGQIGELAAGSLADLIAIPFAGKVADICTEVLHHAGDVAASMIDGEWAIAPRE
- a CDS encoding SDR family oxidoreductase, coding for MTGSAGFIGSNLLEALLRLDQRVVGLDNFSTGSEQNLKEVRAAIGSARWKNYTHIRGDTRDPEACRQGVSGVDFVLHQAALGSVPRSLAHPIDSHSANVTGFINMLVAAKNAGVQRFVYASSSSVYGDHPDLPKVEHKIGCCLSPYAATKLMNEIYAAVFSRCYGLETIGLRYFNVFGPRQDPAGPYAAVIPKWIAAMLRNEPVWINGDGQTSRDFCYVANVIQANLLAATSQTPGALNQVYNIAVHARITLNELFQLLTANLAPHYPDLKGLRPHYREFRAGDVKHSEADISKARSLLGYEPSHTVEKGLTEAIEWYCRKLKAPAKRRITEPAMPFALKKAA
- a CDS encoding 8-amino-7-oxononanoate synthase, translated to MNNFEHDLTQRLAALREQGLFRELRRVESPQSPRIEVQGKTLLNFSSNDYLGLANEPALKEAAIETTRRYGAGAGASRLICGSLAPHHELDEALAAFKGTEAALGFSTGYAAAMGAICALLGKDDFIVLDKLVHACIVDAARLSGATLRVFNHNDLDDLEAKLKWADEKAQGGRARILVVTESVFSMDGDHAPLSEIVALKEHYGAWLMVDEAHASGLYGPRRRGLAEELGIGDRIEVQMGTLGKALGASGGYICGPRTLVDYLVNRARTFIFSTAPVPAAAAAATAGIRFVESNAGEERRNLLWQRVSDLSSPAPAQLSNPGSQPLALRHAIIPIIMGDEAKATAAAAALRDQGIFIPAIRYPTVARGKARLRLTVTAAHTSADLTQLLTAFKSLNFGLRTSAFGL
- a CDS encoding aminotransferase class III-fold pyridoxal phosphate-dependent enzyme, whose product is MHPLAKLDHRYLWHPFTQMRDWLKHEPVLIVGGQGARLRDAYGREYLDANSSIWTNLHGHNHPQINAAIRRQLNKIAHSSALGFANEPASLLGEELVAAAPSPLRKVFYSDDGSTAMEAALKLAYEYARRTGRSRKPRFLALNGAYHGDTIGAVSLGHVDLFHKAYAGLLFKTDKVMAPYCYRCPFNRARPDRADARDYRKCSWECLDVLERRFTAQKRCGNPYAGFVFEPLIQGAAGMIPQPAGWLRRAAEIARGHGALLIADEVMTGFGRTSPRVGGEHSREFGRPGKSVRTKPLTLPLFACQQEGVRPDFMAVAKGLTSGYLPMAATLTTQEVFDAFLGEYEDFKTFFHGHSFTANQLGAAAALASLEILHTTISLLARWRLAKTLRDELKTLWRYPHVGDIRQVGLIVGIELVRDWRTREPFDLRDRAGIRVCEAMARHGVLSRPIGNVIVLMPPYCTTPAEACRMVAVAGQAIAHPA
- the raiA gene encoding ribosome-associated translation inhibitor RaiA, producing the protein MNLILSTHNVTLTKAIEEHIISRINKLEHLDRFAINARVTLEHDKTKAPERQFSCSVRLEVPGPDLFAEDVESDLYAAIDLVTKKVEQQIRKRRSKYKARKHKVAARSKRNRQEKDL
- a CDS encoding ParA family protein, yielding MPTKVIAVANQKGGVGKTTTAVNLAACVAAAGRRVLLFDLDPQANATSGVGLEKKAGDSAYLALLGQGGLQEKIQDSAYERLAVIPSEVDLCGADIELARSDNHLQRLIQALRPILESQRFDLVLVDCPPSLGILTLNAFAAADGVLVPLQCEYYALEGLSMLNRIMMQLHDNGVNPRLELTGVVMTMYDSRTKLSQQVVSEVREHFGERVFETLIPRTTRLAEAPSFGKPIIHYDKYSSGAAAYELLAQEFLARLEKGAGLNTHPAGTASPSSST
- a CDS encoding sulfite reductase subunit alpha — its product is MQTTTRVLEAPKAASPYSRKNPFLAELTRHDRLTGHGSLKDTRHFVLNLAGSGLTYTPGDSLGAFGRNSPELAEELIELLSFDPETEVNNPTGQLTTFRETLRRDYTINRANRKIMASLVERMPQGEQRNRLMEIVDNSDALSQYIDTRDYVDILREFDEARFESPAAFLAQLSPIVPRLYSIASSLQAEPGEAHLCITVVRYESHGRAKKGLASGFFADHSDLFVKNIPVYVQESRTFRLPKDAATDIIMCGPGVGVAPFRAFLKQRVLDGATGRNWLFFGEQHRATDFLYGEEFQEYHRNGKLHRLDLAFSRDQSYKIYVQHRMLEQAKELWKWLQQGAHFYVCGDARHMAKDVHQTLIAIAQQEGGLGPEAAADYVNITLMKTEKRYLRDVY